The Oncorhynchus masou masou isolate Uvic2021 chromosome 8, UVic_Omas_1.1, whole genome shotgun sequence genome has a window encoding:
- the LOC135544170 gene encoding UDP-glucose 6-dehydrogenase-like isoform X2 → MMEVRRICCIGAGYVGGPTCSVIAQMCPEVTVTVVDVNEDRILVDSCRGVNLFFSTDIDEAIKNADLVFISVNTPTKTFGIGKGRAADLKYIEACARRIADVSSGCKIVVEKSTVPVRAAESIRRIFNANTKSSLSFQVLSNPEFLAEGTAITDLKNPDRVLIGGDETPEGQHAIQALRSIYEHWVPKNKIITTNTWSSELSKLAANAFLAQRISSINSISALCEVTGADVEEVAHAIGTDQRIGSRFLKASVGFGGSCFQKDVLNLVYLCEVLNLPEVARYWQQVIEINDYQRKRFSSRIINCLFNTVTDKKIALLGFAFKKNTGDTRESSSIYISRYLLEEGACLHIYDPKVKAEQIMQDLTKPTPSERHDTATVSRLVTIVTDPYKACENAHAIVICTEWDMFTELDYERIYKAMLKPAFIFDGRRILDSLHDQLQHIGFQVETIGKRVNQRIPFTTSGDRSEMDQPQPLKKNKL, encoded by the exons ATGATGGAGGTGAGGAGGATCTGTTGTATTGGGGCTGGCTACGTGGGCGGTCCCACCTGCAGCGTCATCGCCCAGATGTGCCCTGAAGTGACGGTTACCGTGGTTGACGTGAACGAGGACCGCATCC TGGTGGACTCATGCCGCGGGGTCAACCTTTTCTTCTCCACAGACATTGATGAGGCCATAAAAAATGCAGACCTGGTCTTCATATCT GTTAATACGCCTACCAAGACATTTGGGATTGGTAAGGGTCGAGCAGCAGACCTGAAGTACATAGAAGCATGTGCCCGGCGCATTGCCGATGTCTCCAGTGGCTGTAAGATTGTTGTGGAGAAAAGCACAGTTCCTGTACGTGCTGCTGAGAGCATCCGCCGCATCTTCAATGCCAACACCAAGAGTAGCCTCAGCTTCCAG GTTCTATCAAACCCAGAGTTTCTTGCTGAGGGAACAGCCATCACTGATCTGAAGAATCCAGACAGGGTATTGATTGGGGGGGATGAGACCCCTGAGGGCCAACATGCTATTCAGGCCTTGCGGAGCATCTATGAACACTGGGTCCCCAAGAACAAGATCATCACCACCAATACCTGGTCCTCTGAGCTTTCCAAGCTG GCAGCCAATGCCTTTCTTGCCCAACGTATCAGTAGCATCAACTCTATCAGTGCCCTCTGTGAGGTAACCGGTGCTGATGTGGAGGAGGTGGCACATGCCATTGGGACAGACCAGAGAATAGGGAGCCGCTTCCTGAAGGCCAGCGTAG GATTTGGTGGCAGCTGTTTCCAGAAAGACGTTCTCAATCTTGTGTACCTATGCGAGGTGCTGAACTTACCCGAGGTTGCAAGATACTGGCAACAG GTTATAGAGATAAACGACTACCAGCGAAAACGATTCTCCTCACGGATAATCAACTGCCTCTTCAACACAGTGACAGACAAGAAGATAGCCTTGCTCGGATTTGCTTTCAAGAAAAACACTGGCGATACAAG GGAATCCTCTAGTATCTACATCAGTCGCTACCTGCTGGAGGAGGGAGCCTGTCTACACATCTATGACCCAAAGGTTAAAGCTGAGCAGATCATGCAGGACCTGACTAAGCCCACACCCTCAGAAAGACATGACACTGCCACAG TTTCTCGTCTAGTCACCATCGTCACAGACCCATACAAGGCTTGTGAGAATGCCCATGCAATTGTGATCTGCACAGAGTGGGATATGTTCACg GAACTGGACTACGAGAGGATCTATAAAGCCATGCTGAAACCTGCCTTCATCTTTGACGGCAGAAGGATCTTGGACAGCTTGCACGACCAACTCCAGCATATTGGCTTCCAG GTGGAGACTATCGGGAAAAGAGTTAACCAAAGAATCCCTTTCACTACCAGTGGCGACAGGTCAGAAATGGACCAACCGCAACCATTGAAGAAGAACAAACTGTGA
- the LOC135544170 gene encoding UDP-glucose 6-dehydrogenase-like isoform X1, translating into MMEVRRICCIGAGYVGGPTCSVIAQMCPEVTVTVVDVNEDRIRAWNSDSLPIFELGLQEVVDSCRGVNLFFSTDIDEAIKNADLVFISVNTPTKTFGIGKGRAADLKYIEACARRIADVSSGCKIVVEKSTVPVRAAESIRRIFNANTKSSLSFQVLSNPEFLAEGTAITDLKNPDRVLIGGDETPEGQHAIQALRSIYEHWVPKNKIITTNTWSSELSKLAANAFLAQRISSINSISALCEVTGADVEEVAHAIGTDQRIGSRFLKASVGFGGSCFQKDVLNLVYLCEVLNLPEVARYWQQVIEINDYQRKRFSSRIINCLFNTVTDKKIALLGFAFKKNTGDTRESSSIYISRYLLEEGACLHIYDPKVKAEQIMQDLTKPTPSERHDTATVSRLVTIVTDPYKACENAHAIVICTEWDMFTELDYERIYKAMLKPAFIFDGRRILDSLHDQLQHIGFQVETIGKRVNQRIPFTTSGDRSEMDQPQPLKKNKL; encoded by the exons ATGATGGAGGTGAGGAGGATCTGTTGTATTGGGGCTGGCTACGTGGGCGGTCCCACCTGCAGCGTCATCGCCCAGATGTGCCCTGAAGTGACGGTTACCGTGGTTGACGTGAACGAGGACCGCATCCGTGCCTGGAATTCTGATAGCCTTCCCATCTTTGAG cttGGACTCCAGGAAGTGGTGGACTCATGCCGCGGGGTCAACCTTTTCTTCTCCACAGACATTGATGAGGCCATAAAAAATGCAGACCTGGTCTTCATATCT GTTAATACGCCTACCAAGACATTTGGGATTGGTAAGGGTCGAGCAGCAGACCTGAAGTACATAGAAGCATGTGCCCGGCGCATTGCCGATGTCTCCAGTGGCTGTAAGATTGTTGTGGAGAAAAGCACAGTTCCTGTACGTGCTGCTGAGAGCATCCGCCGCATCTTCAATGCCAACACCAAGAGTAGCCTCAGCTTCCAG GTTCTATCAAACCCAGAGTTTCTTGCTGAGGGAACAGCCATCACTGATCTGAAGAATCCAGACAGGGTATTGATTGGGGGGGATGAGACCCCTGAGGGCCAACATGCTATTCAGGCCTTGCGGAGCATCTATGAACACTGGGTCCCCAAGAACAAGATCATCACCACCAATACCTGGTCCTCTGAGCTTTCCAAGCTG GCAGCCAATGCCTTTCTTGCCCAACGTATCAGTAGCATCAACTCTATCAGTGCCCTCTGTGAGGTAACCGGTGCTGATGTGGAGGAGGTGGCACATGCCATTGGGACAGACCAGAGAATAGGGAGCCGCTTCCTGAAGGCCAGCGTAG GATTTGGTGGCAGCTGTTTCCAGAAAGACGTTCTCAATCTTGTGTACCTATGCGAGGTGCTGAACTTACCCGAGGTTGCAAGATACTGGCAACAG GTTATAGAGATAAACGACTACCAGCGAAAACGATTCTCCTCACGGATAATCAACTGCCTCTTCAACACAGTGACAGACAAGAAGATAGCCTTGCTCGGATTTGCTTTCAAGAAAAACACTGGCGATACAAG GGAATCCTCTAGTATCTACATCAGTCGCTACCTGCTGGAGGAGGGAGCCTGTCTACACATCTATGACCCAAAGGTTAAAGCTGAGCAGATCATGCAGGACCTGACTAAGCCCACACCCTCAGAAAGACATGACACTGCCACAG TTTCTCGTCTAGTCACCATCGTCACAGACCCATACAAGGCTTGTGAGAATGCCCATGCAATTGTGATCTGCACAGAGTGGGATATGTTCACg GAACTGGACTACGAGAGGATCTATAAAGCCATGCTGAAACCTGCCTTCATCTTTGACGGCAGAAGGATCTTGGACAGCTTGCACGACCAACTCCAGCATATTGGCTTCCAG GTGGAGACTATCGGGAAAAGAGTTAACCAAAGAATCCCTTTCACTACCAGTGGCGACAGGTCAGAAATGGACCAACCGCAACCATTGAAGAAGAACAAACTGTGA